In Harmonia axyridis chromosome 6, icHarAxyr1.1, whole genome shotgun sequence, a single window of DNA contains:
- the LOC123681689 gene encoding cytohesin-1 isoform X2: MGTNVQSLDSFNISDLSPEQQKALIDIRRKKTQLLLEIQQLKDELCEVVSEMESLDTGEDGKNSNKAKMMSIGRKKFNMDPKKGIEFLIEKGLLQLTPESVAQFLHKGEGLNKTAIGDYLGEKNDFNENVLQAFVNLHDFTDLILVQALRQFLWSFRLPGEAQKIDRMMECFAKRYCDCQGENNIFENSDTCYVLSFSIIMLNTSLHNPSVKDKPTVEQFINMNRGINQGQDLPRELLVGLYDSIKAEPFKIPEDDGNDLMHTFFNPDKEGWLWKQGGRYKSWKRRWFILNDNCLYYFEYTTDKEPRGIIPLENISVRECTDRQKQHCFELYASGGADFIKACKTDSEGKVVEGKHTVYRMSASSEEEKSEWMNRLRQSISHNPFYDMLASRKRKAQHHMLQGKN; encoded by the exons CAACTCAAAGATGAACTCTGCGAGGTGGTCTCGGAGATGGAATCCCTGGACACAGGGGAGGACGGGAAAAATAGCAACAAGGCCAAGATGATGTCGATCGGTCGGAAGAAGTTCAACATGGACCCGAAGAAGGGCATCGAGTTCCTGATTGAGAAGGGCCTGCTGCAGCTCACCCCAGAGAGCGTGGCGCAGTTCCTGCACAAGGGCGAGGGCCTGAACAAGACCGCCATCGGGGACTATCTGGGCGAGAAGAATGACTTCAACGAGAACGTCCTACAGGCGTTTGTTAATCTGCACGACTTCACCGATCTTATCCTGGTACAAGCTTTACG ACAATTCTTGTGGAGCTTCAGACTACCGGGCGAGGCGCAGAAGATAGACAGGATGATGGAGTGCTTCGCTAAGCGGTACTGCGATTGCCAGGGCGAgaacaacattttcgaaaacTCCGACACTTGTTACGTTCTCTCCTTCTCCATAATCATGCTGAACACCAGCCTTCACAATCCCAGTGTGAAGGACAAGCCGACGGTTGAGCAGTTCATCAACATGAACCGCGGTATAAACCAAGGGCAGGATCTTCCCAGGGAGTTGTTAGTG GGTCTTTACGACAGCATAAAAGCAGAACCTTTCAAAATACCAGAAGACGATGGAAACGACCTGATGCACACCTTCTTCAACCCTGACAAGGAAGGATGGCTTTGGAAGCAGGGCGGAAGGTACAAGAGTTGGAAGAGGAGATGGTTCATCCTCAACGACAATTGCTTGTATTACTTCGAGTACACAACGGACAAAGAACCTCGTGGTATCATCCCGTTAGAAAACATTTCTGTTCGCGAGTGTACCGATCGGCAAAAACAGCACTGTTTCGAACTTTACGCCAGTGGGGGCGCAGACTTCATAAAAGCATGTAAAACTGACTCGGAAGGTAAAGTCGTAGAAGGTAAACACACAGTGTACAGGATGTCAGCGAGCAGTGAAGAAGAAAAGAGTGAGTGGATGAACCGTTTGAGGCAGAGTATTAGTCACAACCCCTTTTACGACATGTTGGCTAGTCGGAAGAGGAAAGCTCAACATCACATGCTACAGGGAAAAAATTGA